A part of Bacillus rossius redtenbacheri isolate Brsri chromosome 1, Brsri_v3, whole genome shotgun sequence genomic DNA contains:
- the LOC134546172 gene encoding uncharacterized protein LOC134546172 isoform X2: protein MQLNWLSCVPGEPTRAYCKYCEKTLHAHRLSLLKHTCTLKHTRAAKNAFNNKESANTVPQTNQTVTSDDRERQEDSECQVNSQPTTLLLPSAKMEAIACRVDNPPLMDMSASARESDSDEPMDAQPSSNKNDGGGKFPAPPLEAATSQRPANKVIITEVPQPESSTESSEDDGNLSTHVLDTSKGRPVSGLMVSLYRLIDGRWTHLADSMTNPDGRCTGFAKKQAFVAGRYKLHYDVDRYYEHRKIDSLYPFIEIVFDVRSPQEHYHIPLLLSPYGYTTYKGS from the exons atgcaaCTGA ATTGGCTGTCATGTGTACCAGGTGAACCAACTCGAGCATACTGCAAATACTGCGAAAAGACTTTACATGCACATAGGTTGAGTCTTTTAAAACATACATGCACTTTGAAACACACGCGAGCTGCAAAGAATGCCTTTAATAACAAG GAGTCTGCCAACACAGTACCACAGACAAATCAGACAGTCACATCAGATGACAGAGAGAGGCAAGAGGACAGTGAGTGCCAAGTCAACTCGCAACCGACTACGCTTTTGCTTCCCTCGGCCAAGATGGAAGCGATCGCGTGCAGGGTGGACAACCCACCGCTCATGGACATGAGTGCCAGTGCCAGAGAGAGTGATTCCGATGAGCCAATGGACGCACAGCCAAGCAGCAATAAAAATGATGGCGGTGGCAAGTTTCCAGCTCCGCCTCTTGAAGCTGCGACCTCCCAGCGACCGGCCAACAAG gTGATAATAACTGAGGTGCCCCAGCCTGAAAGCTCAACTGAGTCCTCTGAGGATGATGGGAATCTATCTACGCATGTCTTGGATACTTCTAAAGGCAGGCCTGTATCAGGTCTTATGGTGAGCCTGTACAGGCTCATAGATGGACGTTGGACCCACTTAGCTGACAG CATGACAAACCCAGATGGCCGTTGCACAGGCTTTGCAAAGAAGCAAGCTTTTGTGGCTGGACGTTACAAATTGCACTACGATGTGGATCGATACTATGAACATCGCAAGATAGACTCATTGTACCCTTTCATCGAG ATTGTGTTTGACGTACGCTCGCCGCAGGAACATTACCACATCCCGCTGCTGCTCAGTCCGTACGGATACACGACCTACAAAGGCAGCTAA
- the LOC134546172 gene encoding 5-hydroxyisourate hydrolase-like isoform X3: MNSFADSTNVLKGHLASDVKKVIITEVPQPESSTESSEDDGNLSTHVLDTSKGRPVSGLMVSLYRLIDGRWTHLADSMTNPDGRCTGFAKKQAFVAGRYKLHYDVDRYYEHRKIDSLYPFIEIVFDVRSPQEHYHIPLLLSPYGYTTYKGS; the protein is encoded by the exons ATGAATTCTTTTGCGGATAGCACTAATGTCTTGAAGGGCCATCTTGCATCTGATGTAAAGAAG gTGATAATAACTGAGGTGCCCCAGCCTGAAAGCTCAACTGAGTCCTCTGAGGATGATGGGAATCTATCTACGCATGTCTTGGATACTTCTAAAGGCAGGCCTGTATCAGGTCTTATGGTGAGCCTGTACAGGCTCATAGATGGACGTTGGACCCACTTAGCTGACAG CATGACAAACCCAGATGGCCGTTGCACAGGCTTTGCAAAGAAGCAAGCTTTTGTGGCTGGACGTTACAAATTGCACTACGATGTGGATCGATACTATGAACATCGCAAGATAGACTCATTGTACCCTTTCATCGAG ATTGTGTTTGACGTACGCTCGCCGCAGGAACATTACCACATCCCGCTGCTGCTCAGTCCGTACGGATACACGACCTACAAAGGCAGCTAA